TTAATGGTATAGAAACCAGTGAATTGAATTCCTCCAAGGCTGCTGCTTTTAGAGCAAACAATATTGGAATTATTTTCCAGCAGCACCAGTTTGTCAAATCCTTAACTGTACTAGACAATATCCTTTTGGCAAATTATTACGCCAAGAAAAGCCTTGATAAAGCCAAAGTAAAGCAAACCGCTGACCGTTTAGAGATTAGTGACTTGCTGCACAAAAAAGTTTACGAGTTAAGCGGTGGCGAAATGCAAAGAATAGGTATTGCGAGAGCTTTACAAAATGAGCCAAAACTACTATTAGCAGATGAGCCAACATCTAACTTAGATGATGTAAACTGCGAGCGTGTATATCAACTTTTAGCAGATACGGCAACAGAACAGAAGGCAGCATTGGTGATAGTAACACACGACCAGCGTTTAAAAAATAAAATTGCTAACCAAATCCATTTATAATATGCTTCTAAAACTGGTTTGGAATAAGATATGGCATAAGAGACTAAGCAGTTTTCTCTGTATTCTTTTGATGGGAATTGGTGTGGCTATAATTTCATTGGTAGCAAACCTTTCAAAACAACTGGAGGGTAATTTCTCAAAATCCATATCTGGAATAGACATGGTAGTAGGAGCTAAAGGCTCTCCTTTGCAGTTAATCTTATCGTCTGTTTTTCATATTGATGCCCCTACGGGCAATATTCCACTTTCGGAGGTTAATAACTTAAAGCGTAATCGTCTTGTCAAAACATTGATTCCGCTCTCTTTTGGTGACAATTATAGAGGCTACAGAATAGTAGGTAGCGAGCTATCTCTTTTAACACACTATCAAGCCGAATTAACAGAAGGCAAACTTTTCAAAGAAGACTTAGAAGTAGTGGTTGGCACTTATACCGCTAAAGTGCTTGACCTTAAAATTGGCGATAGCTTTGAAAGTTCTCATGGTTTAGATAGTGAGGGGGAAACACACGAAGAAAAAGCCTACACTGT
This sequence is a window from Arcticibacterium luteifluviistationis. Protein-coding genes within it:
- a CDS encoding ABC transporter ATP-binding protein encodes the protein MAILQTKNLQHSYTKGIDFVYPDLHCDANQQLLILGESGKGKSTLLHLLGLILPIQQGSVSINGIETSELNSSKAAAFRANNIGIIFQQHQFVKSLTVLDNILLANYYAKKSLDKAKVKQTADRLEISDLLHKKVYELSGGEMQRIGIARALQNEPKLLLADEPTSNLDDVNCERVYQLLADTATEQKAALVIVTHDQRLKNKIANQIHL